The Antennarius striatus isolate MH-2024 chromosome 11, ASM4005453v1, whole genome shotgun sequence genome window below encodes:
- the emx2 gene encoding homeobox protein EMX2: MFQPTPKRCFTIESLVAKDNPVPASRSEEPIRPAALSYANSGQMNPFLNGFHSGGRGVYSNPDLVFAEAVSHPPNSAVPVHPVAPPHALAAHPLSSSHSPHPLFGSQQRDPSTFYPWLLHRYRYLGHRFQGNETSPESFLLHNALARKPKRIRTAFSPSQLLRLEHAFEKNHYVVGAERKQLAHSLSLTETQVKVWFQNRRTKFKRQKLEEEGSESQQKKKGSHHINRWRLATKQASPEEIDVTSDD, from the exons ATGTTTCAACCCACACCTAAGAGGTGTTTCACTATAGAGTCACTAGTGGCGAAGGATAACCCCGTACCGGCGTCCCGCTCCGAGGAGCCCATCAGGCCAGCTGCTCTGAGTTATGCAAACTCCGGGCAGATGAACCCTTTTCTCAATGGCTTTCACTCCGGCGGCAGGGGAGTCTACTCGAACCCGGACTTGGTGTTTGCCGAGGCGGTCTCTCATCCTCCGAACTCCGCGGTCCCCGTTCACCCGGTGGCGCCGCCGCACGCACTGGCCGCTCACCCGCTCTCCTCCTCACACAGTCCGCACCCGCTTTTTGGCAGCCAGCAAAGGGACCCGTCTACGTTCTACCCCTGGTTATTACACAGATATAGGTACTTGGGTCATAGGTTTCAAG GTAATGAAACGAGTCCAGAGAGCTTTCTTTTGCACAACGCGCTGGCCAGAAAACCCAAAAGAATCCGGACAGCTTTTTCACCTTCGCAACTCCTGCGACTCGAACACGCGTTTGAGAAAAACCATTACGTGGTGGGAGCAGAGAGGAAACAGCTCGCCCACAGCCTTAGCCTCACAGAAACTCAG gtAAAAGTGTGGTTTCAGAATCGAAGGACGAAATTCAAGCGGCAGAAGTTGGAGGAGGAGGGTTCGGAGTcccaacagaagaagaaaggttCGCATCACATAAACCGGTGGAGACTGGCGACCAAACAGGCGAGTCCGGAGGAAATTGATGTCACTTCGGACGATTAA